From one Gracilinanus agilis isolate LMUSP501 chromosome 5, AgileGrace, whole genome shotgun sequence genomic stretch:
- the OPN1SW gene encoding short-wave-sensitive opsin 1, whose protein sequence is MSGDEEFYLFKNISSVGPWDGPQYHIAPAWAFHFQTIFMGFVFCAGTPLNAVVLVATLRYKKLRQPLNYILVNVSFSGFIFCIFAVFTVFISSSQGYFIFGCHVCAMEAFLGSVAGLVTGWSLAFLAFERFIVICKPFGNFRFNSKHAMMVVLATWVIGIGVSIPPFFGWSRFIPEGLQCSCGPDWYTVGTKYRSEYYTWFLFIFCFIVPLFLICFSYSQLLGTLRAVAAQQQESATTQKAEREVSRMVVMMVGSFCLCYVPYAALAMYMVNNRNHGLDLRLVTIPAFFSKSACVYNPIIYCFMNKQFHACIMEMVCRKPMTDDSDVSSSQKTEVSAVSSSQVGPS, encoded by the exons ATGTCAGGGGATGAGGAGTTCTATCTGTTCAAAAACATCTCCTCAGTGGGACCTTGGGATGGCCCTCAGTATCACATTGCTCCTGCCTGGGCCTTCCACTTCCAGACAATTTTCATGGGCTTTGTCTTCTGTGCAGGGACACCACTCAATGCTGTGGTGCTTGTTGCTACACTTCGCTATAAGAAACTGCGTCAGCCTCTCAACTACATCTTGGTTAATGTTTCCTTCAGTGGTTTCATCTTCTGTATCTTCGCTGTCTTCACTGTCTTCATCTCTAGCTCCCAAGGCTACTTCATCTTTGGCTGCCATGTTTGTGCTATGGAGGCCTTCCTGGGCTCTGTGGCAG GTTTGGTGACTGGCTGGTCACTGGCCTTCCTTGCCTTCGAGCGCTTCATTGTCATCTGTAAGCCTTTTGGAAACTTTCGATTCAATTCCAAGCACGCGATGATGGTGGTCTTGGCTACGTGGGTCATTGGCATTGGTGTTTCCATCCCACCTTTCTTTGGTTGGAGCCG GTTCATTCCTGAGGGTCTACAGTGCTCGTGTGGCCCTGACTGGTACACAGTCGGCACAAAATACCGCAGCGAATACTATACCtggtttctcttcattttctgttTCATCGTGCCCCTGTTCCTCATCTGCTTCTCCTACTCCCAGCTGCTGGGGACCCTCAGAGCT GTTGCAGCCCAGCAACAAGAGTCAGCCACAACACAGAAGGCAGAGCGGGAGGTGAGCCgcatggtggtgatgatggtgggcTCTTTCTGTCTTTGCTATGTGCCCTACGCAGCCCTGGCCATGTACATGGTCAACAATCGGAACCACGGACTGGACCTACGGCTAGTCACTATCCCTGCCTTCTTCTCGAAGAGCGCTTGTGTCTACAACCCCATCATCTATTGCTTCATGAACAAGCAG TTCCACGCCTGCATCATGGAAATGGTATGTAGAAAGCCGATGACGGATGACTCCGATGTATCCAGCTCTCAGAAAACTGAAGTCTCCGCTGTTTCCTCCAGCCAAGTTGGCCCTAGTTAA